Proteins from a single region of Macrobrachium nipponense isolate FS-2020 chromosome 11, ASM1510439v2, whole genome shotgun sequence:
- the LOC135208199 gene encoding uncharacterized protein LOC135208199 has translation MSDCCGHVLTLIVPLREPSRVMYLVKKKKENKKEEKEKKKKEEEEKKKEEEEKKKKQNRSDEKKKKEKQHRSDEKKKKGKEKKKKKKKKMMKKKKKQRSDEKKEKKKKEKKKKQRSDEKKNKGKEKKKEKK, from the exons ATGTCGGATTGTTGTGGGCACGTGTTGACACTCATTGTGCCCCTAAGGGAACCAAGCAGAGTTATGTATCTGGTG aagaagaagaaggaaaataaaaaggaggagaaggagaagaagaagaaggaggaggaggagaagaagaaggaggaggaggagaagaagaagaagcaaaaccGTTccgatgagaagaagaagaaggagaagcaaCACCGTTccgatgagaagaagaagaaggggaaggaaaagaagaagaagaagaagaagaagatgatgaaaaagaagaagaaacagcgtTCCgatgagaagaaggagaagaagaagaaagagaagaagaagaaacagcgtTCCgatgagaagaagaataaggggaaggaaaagaagaaggagaagaagtag